Within Candidatus Thiopontia autotrophica, the genomic segment TTTGTCGATAACAGTGTAAAAGAGTCATTTAGCGCAAAAAATAGTCTGGTTGCACCTCTGGCACTTACAATTTTTTGCTGGGTCTTCCTGATGAATCTTATGGATCTGGTGGCAGTAGACTGGTTGCCGATGATAGCTGGCCTGTTTGGTGAATATGCGTTGAGCATGGACCCTCACCATGTCTATTTCAAGGTTGTGCCTACTACAGATCCCAATATCACTTTCGGTATGGCTCTGTCAGTATTCTATCTGATGATTTATTACAGCATTAAAAACAAGGGGTTGGGGGGCTTTCTCGGTGAGCTTGCGTTCCAGCCATTTGGCAAGTGGGGGCTCCCTGCCAATCTGGTTCTTGAAGGCATCTCTCTGATATCCAAACCTGTTTCACTGGCTCTGCGACTGTTCGGAAATATGTATGCTGGAGAGACTATCTTTATTTTGATTGCATTGATGTATGGTGGTGGTTGGATACTGGGCGGATTTGGTGGATTGCTACAGTTGGGATGGGCAATTTTCCATATTCTTATCATTACCTTGCAGGCATTTATCTTCATGACGTTGACGATTGTCTATATGGAGATGGCTCATCACGAGCATTAAGATTTTGAATTTATTTTATTACTAGGAGAAAAAAATGGAACAAGCACTAATGTTCATCGCGGGTGGTCTAATGATGGGTCTGGGCGCGTTGGGTGCAGCGGTAGGTATCGGTATTCTGGGCGGACGCTTTCTTGAGGGCGCAGCCAGACAGCCAGAGCTAATTCCAATGTTGCGTACTCAGTTCTTCATCGTAATGGGCCTTGTTGATGCGGTACCAATGATTGCTGTTGGTTTGGCACTTTATGTACTGTTTGCTGTCGCAGGATAAATCGCTGGATAAACTCGGGAATAGGCTATGAATATCAATGCCACACTGATCGGACAGTCGATCGCATTTTTCCTGTTCGTACTTTTTGTAATGAAGTACGTTTGGCCTCCTTTGATGGCGGCTCTGGATGAGCGTAAAAAACAGATAGCTGACGGGTTGGCTGCAGCAGAGCGAGGTCATCGTGAGCATGAGCTTTCTGAACAACGTGCGACAGAGGTTATTAGAGAGGCGCACGATGAGGCCGGCCAGATTATCGGTCGAGCGCAGCAGCGTGCCAGTGAGGTGGTTGAGGAGTCAAAAGGAAAGGCGACCGATGAAGCGGACCGCATTATTGAATCAGCACACTCCACTATTGAGCAGGAGATAAACAGTGCCCGTGAGAAATTGCGAGCAGACGTCTCGGCCCTGGCCCTGGCAGGCGCATCACAGATTCTTCAGCGTGAGGTGAATGAGTCTGATCACCAGCAGATCCTCGCTGAGTTGAGCGCCAAGCTGTAGAGGCTACAGGAAATGGAAGAGAGAACAACAGTTGCTCGACCCTATGCAGAGGCTGCCTATGCGCAGGCACGTCAGGAAAATCGGATTGAAGAGTGGGCCGGTGCCACCGAGCTACTTTCAATGATTGTTAGTGATTCTGCCGTTGCAACGCGATTGAATGATCCAAGAGTACCTGGTCAGCAACTAACGGATCTGGTAATTGGTATTGATAGCGACACATTTTCGGGCACAACTGAGAATTTCGTCAAGGTTCTACAAGAGAATGGGCGACTTGGTTATGCGCCAGAGATCTCGACCCTTTTTCATCAGCTTAAGGCAGCAGATGAAAATAGTCTGGACGTTGAGGTAATTTCGGCTTATTCGTTGGATGCGGCATCAGAGGATGCAATAGCATCAGCAATAAAAGATAAAATGGGTAAAGAGATCCAGATGACCACAAAGGTTGATCAATCTCTAATTGGGGGCGTCATTGTTCGTGTAGGTGATCAGGTGATTGATTCATCACTGCGCGGCAGAATGAACCAACTTTCAAATGAACTGCATGGCTAACCATCAGTTCAGATAATTTAATTTTACGTACTGTTTTAAGGAGTAATCATGCAACTCAACCCTTCTGAAGTCAGCGAACTGATCCGGAAGAAAATCGAGAGCTTTGAGCCGCTTGCCGAGGCCCGTACAGAGGGAACGGTAGTCAGTTTGGCAGATGGCGTGGTGCGCTTGCACGGCCTTAGTGATGCCATGCAGGGCGAGATGATCGAGTTTCCGGGAAATACTTATGGCATGGCACTGAACCTTGAGAGAGATTCAGTTGGTGCAGTAATTCTAGGTTCATACGAACATATTTCAGAGGGCGACACAGTTCGCTGTACCGGCAAGATTCTTGAGGTTCCTGTTGGTGAGGCGCTGTTGGGACGAGTTGTCGATTCACTGGGTAATCCACTGGATGGGAAAGGTCCCATTGAGGCAAGTGAGACTCAGCCTATCGAGAAGATTGCACCAGGTGTAATTGCACGTAAATCAGTCGATCAACCAGTACAGACAGGACTTAAAGCGGTTGACGCAATGGTTCCAATTGGCCGTGGTCAGCGCGAGTTGATTATTGGTGATCGTCAGACTGGAAAGACGGCTGTGGCAGTGGATGCAATCATCAACCAGAAGGGAACTGGTGTTAAATGTATCTATGTTGCGGTGGGACAAAAGGCATCATCAATTGCCGAGGTTGTACGCAGGCTGGAAGAGCATGATGCACTGGAGCACACGATTATTGTGGCAGCGGCAGCATCTGATTCTGCTGCAATGCAGTACATCGCGCCCTATTCAGGCTGCACCATGGGAGAGTACTTTCGTGACAAGGGTGAGGATGCACTGATTGTTTATGATGACCTGACCAAGCAGGCATGGGCATATCGTCAGGTTTCACTGTTGCTGCGTCGTCCGCCGGGTCGTGAGGCCTATCCTGGTGATGTTTTCTATCTTCACTCTCGTCTGTTGGAGCGTGCATCACGCATTAATGAGGATGAGGTAAGCAAGCGCACCAATGGTGCAGTAACCGGGCAGACCGGTTCACTAACGGCGTTGCCAATTATTGAGACTCAGGCGGGCGATGTATCTGCCTTTGTACCAACCAATGTTATTTCGATTACAGATGGACAGATCTTCCTCGAAACCGATCTGTTTAACTCAGGCATACGTCCAGCAATCAATGCAGGTCTTTCGGTATCTCGTGTGGGTGGTGCAGCACAGACCAAAATCATTAAAAAGCTTGGTGGTGGCGTCCGTCTTGATCTGGCGCAGTATCGTGAGCTGGCAGCATTTGCCCAGTTTGCATCCGATCTTGATGAGGCTACTCGTAAGCAGATTGAGCGTGGTCAGCGTGTTACCGAGCTAATGAAGCAGAAGCAGTATGAGCCAATGAAGGTTGCAGAGTTGGCAACTTCACTGTTTGCAGCGAATGAGGGTTATCTGGATGATATTGACCCGTCCAAGATTGTTGATTTTGAAGAGGCGCTACAGTCTTACATGAAGAGCTCGCAGTCTGAGCTGCTTGATACCATCAATGAGTCTGGTGACTACAACGACTCAATCGAATCATCATTGCGTGCCGCAATTGATGACTTCAAGACAAATCACAGCTGGTAAGGGTATTTTTATCTCATGGCAGTAGGTAAGGAAATTCGAGAAAAGATCAAGAGCGTCAAGAGTACGCAAAAGATCACTAGCGCCATGGAGATGGTCGCTGCAAGCAAGATGCGCAAGGCGCAGGATCGAATGGAAGCATCTCGCCCCTATAGTGACAAAATTGCAGCAGTTGTTAGCCATCTTGCCAATGCACATCCGGAGTATCACCACGGCTATCTGACAGAGAGAGAGGTAAAGCGAGTAGGTTTCGTCATAATCTCATCGGATCGAGGCTTGTGTGGCGGACTGAATGTGAATATGTTCCGTGAGGCTGTTAAGGCCATCAAGGAGAAGAGTGAGCAGGGTATTGAGATTGATTACACCGCACTTGGCAGCAAGGCCCTCGGTTTTCTGGGGAGAATGGGAGGCAATCTGGTCTCCGAATCATGCCAGTTAGGTGATCAGCCTGAGATATCGAGCCTGATTGGCTCAATAAAAGTGATGCTCGATGCATTTGATGAGGGCCGTATTGATCAGCTTCATATTGTCTACAACCAGTTTGTAAACACCATGACCCAGAAGCCAACGGTTCGTCAGGTATTACCAATACAGCATGACGAGAGTGAAGAGTACAGCCACCACTGGGACTATATTTATGAACCTGATGCAAAAGTGGTAATGGATACGCTATTGCAGCGTTATGTTGAATCGATTATCTATCAGGGTGTGGTGGAGAATATTGCATGTGAGCAGTCCGCTCGTATGGTTGCGATGAAGAGTGCAACAGATAATGCTGGAGATTTGATCAATGATCTGGAGCTGGTCTATAACAAGGCTAGACAGACAGCGATTACTGCAGAACTTGCAGATATTGTAGGCGGAGCAGCAGCAGTTTAGTTGGTTGTATAGAATATTTTGAATATTAATAAAGAGGATTAGAGAGATGTCAGGATCTATTGTTCAGATCATCGGTGCAGTGGTAGACGTAGAGTTTCCTCAGGAATCTATGCCGAAGATTTTTGATGCACTGACCGTGGATGAGCCAGGTTTGACGCTTGAGGTTCAGCAGCAGATTGGTGACGGAGTCGTGCGTGCCATTGCGATGGGTACCACTGATGGGTTGAAGCGCGGGCTATCGGTAACTGGAACAGGGGCGCCAATTCAGGTTCCTGTTGGCACCAAAACACTCGGGCGTATCATGAATGTTCTGGGTGATCCAATTGATGAAAAAGGAGAGATTGGTGAAGATAGGCGGATGCCAATTCATCGTAAGGCCCCAGCTTTTGACGAACTCTCTGCGGCAGCAGAGATCCTCGAGACCGGCATTAAGGTGATCGATCTGGTATGTCCTTTCGCCAAGGGTGGCAAGGTAGGACTATTTGGCGGTGCCGGTGTAGGTAAGACAGTTAACATGATGGAGCTTATCCGTAATATTGCGATTGAGCATAGCGGATACTCTGTATTTGCAGGTGTTGGTGAGCGAACTCGTGAGGGTAATGATTTTTACCATGAGATGACCGAGGGCGGCGTTCTTGACAAGGTATCGCTGGTTTATGGTCAGATGAATGAGCCTCCTGGTAACCGTCTGCGTGTGGCCCTGACTGGCCTGACTATGGCAGAGGCCTTCCGTGATGAGGGGCGTGATGTGCTGCTCTTTATCGATAACATCTACCGTTATACCCTGGCTGGAACAGAGGTATCCGCACTGTTGGGACGTATGCCGTCTGCGGTAGGATACCAGCCAACACTTGCTGAGGAGATGGGAGCTTTACAGGAGCGAATCACCTCAACCAAGACAGGTTCCATTACCTCAATTCAGGCAGTTTATGTGCCCGCGGATGATCTGACCGATCCATCTCCAGCAACAACATTTGCCCACCTTGATGCAACGGTTGTACTCTCCAGACAGGTTGCTGAGCTTGGTATTTACCCGGCAGTAGATCCGCTGGACTCTACCAGTCGTCAGCTTGACCCACATATTGTTGGTGAGGAGCACTACAATGTTGCGCGTAGCGTACAGACCACACTTCAACGCTATAAGGAGTTGAAGGATATTATTGCAATTCTGGGTATGGATGAGCTATCTGAAGAGGATAAGCAGACAGTAAATCGCGCACGTAAGATCCAGCGTTTCCTCTCTCAGCCATTCTTTGTGGCAGAGGTCTTTACTGGAACTCCAGGCAAGTATGTTTCATTAAGTGATACGATCTCTGGCTTCAAGGCAATTGTCGCTGGCGAGTATGATCACCTGCCAGAGCAGGCATTTTATATGGTTGGCTCAATCGATGAGGCAGTTGAGAAGGCCAAGACCATTTAAGGTTAGAGAGACAGGAACAGCATCATGAGCATGACCGTACATGTGGATATCGTAAGTGCAGAGAAGGAGATCTTCTCTGGTGTTGCGGAGATGGTCTATGCTCCTGCAGAGATGGGTGAGGTTGGTATTGCCCCTCGCCATGCCCCAATGCTTACTCGCATGAAAGCCGGTGAGGTGCGAGTTCAGCAGGGAGGGGGAGAAGAGATCGATTTCTTTATCTCTGGCGGAATGCTAGAGGTGCAACCTCATGTTGTGACAGTTTTGGCAGATACCGCAATTCGTGCAGCAGATCTTGATGAAGCTGCAGCACTAGAGGCCAAGCAGCGTGCCGAGGCAGCCATGGAGGATAAGCAGGCAACTATGGATTATGCTGCCGCACAGGCAGAGCTTATTCAGGCAGCAGCTCAGCTACAGGCGATAGATCGCTTACGTAAGCGCTCAGGGGTATCCTGATTGCCGAGATACTGCAAAACAGAGTATCTTCTTGTACACTGCCGACAGGCTATCGGCCAATTCAATTAACAGAAGAGAGAGAATATTGTAGTGGCTGTTTATGTCACCTACGATTCTGATTCAATATGAGAGAGATGGCATCCAACCCTGCTGTTATTGTGCTGGCTGCAGGCCAGGGCACGCGGATGCGTTCATCACTCCCCAAGGTATTGCACTCAATTGCAGGTAGACCACTGCTTGAACATGTTGTGGCTAGTGCTGCATCACTGAATCCGGATTCAATAAATGTTGTATATGGTCATGGCGGTGACCTGGTAAAGGAGAGGCTCTCCCATCTGGATATCAACTGGGTGCATCAATCTGAACAACTTGGTACTGGACATGCTGTTGAGCAGGCCCTGCCCAATATTCAGCCCGGGCAAACAGTTTTGGTGTTGTATGGAGATGTTCCGCTTATAGAGCCTGAGACGCTGCACAGTTTGCTTGGACAGTCTGCAGAGAGCGGCTTCTCTCTGTTGACTGTCTCCATGGATGACCCCACAGGATATGGACGAATTGTTCGTAACACGGTTGGTGCTGTGGAACGTATTGTGGAACAGAAAGATGCCTCAGCAGATGAGCTTGATATTCATGAGATCAATACAGGAATTCTTGCGGTTTCGGCAGAGAGGCTAAAAATCTGGATTGATGCACTGGATAGCGATAATGCGCAGGGTGAGTTTTATCTGACAGATGTTGTTGAGTTGGCAGTTAGAGATGGGGTTGAGATCAAAACCTCCTCTCCATCAACTGTAGAGGAGGTGCAGGGGGTAAATGATCGACAGCAACTCTCTTATCTGGAGCGATTTTACCAGCGTAAACAGGCAGAGCAGCTGATGCAACAAGGCGTAACTCTGATTGATCCATCTAGATTTGATCTGCGCGGCAGACTTGATGCTGCTCAAGATGTAACTATTGATGCAAATGTAATTTTTCAGGGTAACGTTATATTGGGTGCAGGGGTGGAAATTGGAGCTAACTGTCATATCAAGGATGCAGTGGTTGAGGCGGGCACGGGGGGGTTACCAAACTCTGTTATTGATTCTGCCGAGATTGGCCCCAACTGCAGAATTGGACCATTTGCAAGAATACGTCCTGGAACAAAATTAACTGCAGCAGCCCATGTAGGTAATTTTGTAGAGCTGAAAAATGCACAGGTTGCCGAGGGATCAAAGATCAACCACCTCTCTTATGTTGGAGACAGCACAATCGGGGCACGGGTAAATATTGGTGCCGGTGTGATTACCTGTAATTATGATGGTGCCAACAAACATCAAACAGTTATAGGGGATGATGTATTTGTAGGGTCAGACACACAGTTGGTTGCGCCGGTTGAGGTGGGTGATGGAGCAACTATTGGTGCAGGATCTACTATTGTGAAGTCTGTCCCCGAGAGCCAGTTAACCCTGAGCAGAGCTAAACAGGTAACCATAAAAGGGTGGAAGAGACCTCGTAAAAAAGAGGCTACATAGCCCGTTAGTTTGGGAATCTGGGCAGAAAGATCTCATTGACCAGCAGGGGATCTCCATCAATCTGATAGAGGATACGCCGTCCCCATAATGAAGCAGGTTTTCTGTTCAAACATTCGGCCGCCTCTTGAAACAGAAGGTGTTGGGGAAGAAGTTCCGCATATTCAACTGTTGAGCGCTCCATAACCCTGGATGAGTGGAGTACGGCACCCAACGAGCGGTTTCCAAGCTGAGTAAGTCGGCGCAGAGACCGTTTAAGAGCATAGTGTGGTATCACGGTATGGGCAAATACCCAGGGATGTTCACCACAGTATAGAAGGACGGATCTCACATTGGCGGTTGAGCCACTTCGCAACCCCAGCAGCTGCCTTTCACTATGGTTTATTGCAGAGAACTTTTGCATGACCACATCCACTCTAAACTGACTGCTACAGGATTGGACAATTTTTCTGGTTAGAGACCCGGAGTGAACAAGATGTCTACGCATTTGGTTGTCGGGATTAAGCAGTGAAAGCCGGTTTTCAGTAACCCAATGCGGTTCTCTGTCAGGAAGATTCATGTATCTGATTATACGCATCCTCACTCATAGTTTCCCTGTCTCAATTCGTTGTAAATTTAACAGAAATTTAATGGTAATTAGCTGATAGAACTGTATTATCAATCGTATCAATATGCACCAACCGGGGGAGTGGATGATTCAAAAAACAGATAGTGAAACGCGACTTTTTGTGCTGGATACAAATATCCTGATGCACGACCCGACCTCACTATTTCGTTTTCAGGAGCATGATGTGTATCTCCCCATGGTTGTGCTTGAGGAGTTGGATCGAGGCAAGAAAGGGGTCTCGGAAATAGCACGCAATGTTCGTCAAGTAAGTAGATTTATTGATGAACTGGTTGAGAACAGCCCCCTTGATGAGATTGATCAGGGCGTATCTCTGCTTCCGCCAGGCAGCCTTGGCAACCTTCCAAACCAGTCATCTGGGCGCCTCTATTTTCAGACATCCACAGACAGTGTCAAGCTGCCGGAGTCACTACCAGGCAATACAGCAGATAACAGTATTTTGGCCACAGTAATGGCCCTGCAGGGTCAGGTCAACGATGTGCGCCTGGTGACACGAGATATAAATCTACGTATCAAGGCATCTATCCTTGGGGTCCCGAGTGAGGATTATCGTAATGACAAGGTATTGGATGATGTGGATCTGTTGCAGACAGGCTTTCATGAGCTTCCAGCAGGTTTCTGGGAGAGTCATGGCAAGGATCTAGAGAGTTGGCAGGAGGAGGGCCACTCACTTTACCGGGTTAAGGGGGAGGCTGTATCAGATTGGGAGATCGGTGAGTTTCTTGCTAATCCAGAGGCAGAGAGTAACGACTATATTGTTCGAGACATAGAGGGTGATAGTGCAGTGTTGGAACGGGTGCACAACTATAGCTCGGAGCACAATACTATCTGGGGAATTCAGGCCAGAAATCGGGAGCAGAACTATGCGCTAAATTTGTTGATGGATCCTCAGTTTGATTTTGTTACCCTGCTGGGGCCGGCAGGCACAGGAAAGACACTGCTGACGCTGGCGGCTGGCCTGGAGCAGATTCTGGAGCAGAATCTATACAGTGAAATAATAATGACCCGTATCACCATTCCGTTGGGTGAGGATATAGGATTTCTTCCAGGGACTGAGGAGGAGAAGATGGCTCCCTGGATGGGTGCTCTGATGGATAACATGGAAGTTTTGACCACGCATGACAAGAGCTCTCAATTTGAGCGTGAGGCCACCCAGGAGCTTATTAACCATCGTATCAAGATACGCTCAATGAACTTTATGCGTGGTCGTACTTTCGTTAATCGTTATCTGATTATTGATGAGGCGCAAAACCTTACCTCCAAGCAGATGAAGGCACTGATAACTCGCGCTGGACCCGGCACGAAAATAATCTGTATAGGTAATCTGGCACAGATAGATACCCTTTATCTAACAGAGACCAGCTCAGGATTAACTTATGCGGTGGATCGCTTCAAAAATTGGGCTCATAG encodes:
- a CDS encoding F0F1 ATP synthase subunit B is translated as MNINATLIGQSIAFFLFVLFVMKYVWPPLMAALDERKKQIADGLAAAERGHREHELSEQRATEVIREAHDEAGQIIGRAQQRASEVVEESKGKATDEADRIIESAHSTIEQEINSAREKLRADVSALALAGASQILQREVNESDHQQILAELSAKL
- a CDS encoding F0F1 ATP synthase subunit alpha: MQLNPSEVSELIRKKIESFEPLAEARTEGTVVSLADGVVRLHGLSDAMQGEMIEFPGNTYGMALNLERDSVGAVILGSYEHISEGDTVRCTGKILEVPVGEALLGRVVDSLGNPLDGKGPIEASETQPIEKIAPGVIARKSVDQPVQTGLKAVDAMVPIGRGQRELIIGDRQTGKTAVAVDAIINQKGTGVKCIYVAVGQKASSIAEVVRRLEEHDALEHTIIVAAAASDSAAMQYIAPYSGCTMGEYFRDKGEDALIVYDDLTKQAWAYRQVSLLLRRPPGREAYPGDVFYLHSRLLERASRINEDEVSKRTNGAVTGQTGSLTALPIIETQAGDVSAFVPTNVISITDGQIFLETDLFNSGIRPAINAGLSVSRVGGAAQTKIIKKLGGGVRLDLAQYRELAAFAQFASDLDEATRKQIERGQRVTELMKQKQYEPMKVAELATSLFAANEGYLDDIDPSKIVDFEEALQSYMKSSQSELLDTINESGDYNDSIESSLRAAIDDFKTNHSW
- the atpG gene encoding F0F1 ATP synthase subunit gamma; the encoded protein is MAVGKEIREKIKSVKSTQKITSAMEMVAASKMRKAQDRMEASRPYSDKIAAVVSHLANAHPEYHHGYLTEREVKRVGFVIISSDRGLCGGLNVNMFREAVKAIKEKSEQGIEIDYTALGSKALGFLGRMGGNLVSESCQLGDQPEISSLIGSIKVMLDAFDEGRIDQLHIVYNQFVNTMTQKPTVRQVLPIQHDESEEYSHHWDYIYEPDAKVVMDTLLQRYVESIIYQGVVENIACEQSARMVAMKSATDNAGDLINDLELVYNKARQTAITAELADIVGGAAAV
- the glmU gene encoding bifunctional UDP-N-acetylglucosamine diphosphorylase/glucosamine-1-phosphate N-acetyltransferase GlmU, with the translated sequence MASNPAVIVLAAGQGTRMRSSLPKVLHSIAGRPLLEHVVASAASLNPDSINVVYGHGGDLVKERLSHLDINWVHQSEQLGTGHAVEQALPNIQPGQTVLVLYGDVPLIEPETLHSLLGQSAESGFSLLTVSMDDPTGYGRIVRNTVGAVERIVEQKDASADELDIHEINTGILAVSAERLKIWIDALDSDNAQGEFYLTDVVELAVRDGVEIKTSSPSTVEEVQGVNDRQQLSYLERFYQRKQAEQLMQQGVTLIDPSRFDLRGRLDAAQDVTIDANVIFQGNVILGAGVEIGANCHIKDAVVEAGTGGLPNSVIDSAEIGPNCRIGPFARIRPGTKLTAAAHVGNFVELKNAQVAEGSKINHLSYVGDSTIGARVNIGAGVITCNYDGANKHQTVIGDDVFVGSDTQLVAPVEVGDGATIGAGSTIVKSVPESQLTLSRAKQVTIKGWKRPRKKEAT
- a CDS encoding PhoH family protein, translating into MIQKTDSETRLFVLDTNILMHDPTSLFRFQEHDVYLPMVVLEELDRGKKGVSEIARNVRQVSRFIDELVENSPLDEIDQGVSLLPPGSLGNLPNQSSGRLYFQTSTDSVKLPESLPGNTADNSILATVMALQGQVNDVRLVTRDINLRIKASILGVPSEDYRNDKVLDDVDLLQTGFHELPAGFWESHGKDLESWQEEGHSLYRVKGEAVSDWEIGEFLANPEAESNDYIVRDIEGDSAVLERVHNYSSEHNTIWGIQARNREQNYALNLLMDPQFDFVTLLGPAGTGKTLLTLAAGLEQILEQNLYSEIIMTRITIPLGEDIGFLPGTEEEKMAPWMGALMDNMEVLTTHDKSSQFEREATQELINHRIKIRSMNFMRGRTFVNRYLIIDEAQNLTSKQMKALITRAGPGTKIICIGNLAQIDTLYLTETSSGLTYAVDRFKNWAHSGHVTLQMGERSRLSDYAITVL
- the atpE gene encoding F0F1 ATP synthase subunit C — protein: MEQALMFIAGGLMMGLGALGAAVGIGILGGRFLEGAARQPELIPMLRTQFFIVMGLVDAVPMIAVGLALYVLFAVAG
- the atpB gene encoding F0F1 ATP synthase subunit A; its protein translation is MSSEAAITSGQYIKHHLTNLTFGHYDGHWGFAHSAADIKQMGFWAFHVDSLAWSVALALLFFLLFRAAARQATAGIPGGLQNFVEWIVEFVDNSVKESFSAKNSLVAPLALTIFCWVFLMNLMDLVAVDWLPMIAGLFGEYALSMDPHHVYFKVVPTTDPNITFGMALSVFYLMIYYSIKNKGLGGFLGELAFQPFGKWGLPANLVLEGISLISKPVSLALRLFGNMYAGETIFILIALMYGGGWILGGFGGLLQLGWAIFHILIITLQAFIFMTLTIVYMEMAHHEH
- a CDS encoding F0F1 ATP synthase subunit delta, which encodes MEERTTVARPYAEAAYAQARQENRIEEWAGATELLSMIVSDSAVATRLNDPRVPGQQLTDLVIGIDSDTFSGTTENFVKVLQENGRLGYAPEISTLFHQLKAADENSLDVEVISAYSLDAASEDAIASAIKDKMGKEIQMTTKVDQSLIGGVIVRVGDQVIDSSLRGRMNQLSNELHG
- the atpD gene encoding F0F1 ATP synthase subunit beta — encoded protein: MSGSIVQIIGAVVDVEFPQESMPKIFDALTVDEPGLTLEVQQQIGDGVVRAIAMGTTDGLKRGLSVTGTGAPIQVPVGTKTLGRIMNVLGDPIDEKGEIGEDRRMPIHRKAPAFDELSAAAEILETGIKVIDLVCPFAKGGKVGLFGGAGVGKTVNMMELIRNIAIEHSGYSVFAGVGERTREGNDFYHEMTEGGVLDKVSLVYGQMNEPPGNRLRVALTGLTMAEAFRDEGRDVLLFIDNIYRYTLAGTEVSALLGRMPSAVGYQPTLAEEMGALQERITSTKTGSITSIQAVYVPADDLTDPSPATTFAHLDATVVLSRQVAELGIYPAVDPLDSTSRQLDPHIVGEEHYNVARSVQTTLQRYKELKDIIAILGMDELSEEDKQTVNRARKIQRFLSQPFFVAEVFTGTPGKYVSLSDTISGFKAIVAGEYDHLPEQAFYMVGSIDEAVEKAKTI
- a CDS encoding F0F1 ATP synthase subunit epsilon; protein product: MSMTVHVDIVSAEKEIFSGVAEMVYAPAEMGEVGIAPRHAPMLTRMKAGEVRVQQGGGEEIDFFISGGMLEVQPHVVTVLADTAIRAADLDEAAALEAKQRAEAAMEDKQATMDYAAAQAELIQAAAQLQAIDRLRKRSGVS
- a CDS encoding chorismate lyase; its protein translation is MRIIRYMNLPDREPHWVTENRLSLLNPDNQMRRHLVHSGSLTRKIVQSCSSQFRVDVVMQKFSAINHSERQLLGLRSGSTANVRSVLLYCGEHPWVFAHTVIPHYALKRSLRRLTQLGNRSLGAVLHSSRVMERSTVEYAELLPQHLLFQEAAECLNRKPASLWGRRILYQIDGDPLLVNEIFLPRFPN